The Oncorhynchus clarkii lewisi isolate Uvic-CL-2024 chromosome 29, UVic_Ocla_1.0, whole genome shotgun sequence genome contains a region encoding:
- the LOC139387829 gene encoding barrier-to-autointegration factor-like: MSSTSQKHKEFVAEPMGEKPVNALAGIGEVLGKRLEEKGFDKAYVVLGQFLVLKKDEELFRDWLKDSCGANVKQQGDCYGCLREWCDSFL, from the exons ATGTCGTCAACATCCCAGAAACACAAAGAGTTTGTGGCAGAACCCATGGGAGAGAAGCCAGTCAATGCACTTGCTGGCATTGGAGAGGTGCTTGGCAAGAGACTGGAGGAGAAGGGCTTCGACAAG GCTTACGTGGTCCTGGGTCAGTTCCTGGTGCTGAAGAAGGATGAGGAACTATTCCGGGACTGGCTGAAAGACTCATGCGGGGCCAATGTCAAACAGCAGGGTGATTGCTATGGCTGTCTGCGTGAATGGTGCGATTCTTTCCTGTAG
- the LOC139387830 gene encoding guanine nucleotide-binding protein G(I)/G(S)/G(O) subunit gamma-3 isoform X1 yields the protein MSAIEDHNAVCLNTMKGDTPVNSTMSVGQARKLVEQLKIEASFCRIKVSKAAADLMAYCDAHAIEDPLITPVPTSENPFREKKFFCALL from the exons ATGTCTGCCATTGAAGATCATAATGCGGTCTGCTTGAACAC GATGAAAGGAGACACCCCAGTGAACAGCACCATGAGTGTCGGCCAAGCCAGGAAGCTGGTGGAGCAATTGAAGATTGAAGCCAGTTTCTGCAGGATCAAG GTATCAAAGGCAGCTGCAGACCTGATGGCATACTGTGATGCCCACGCTATTGAGGACCCCCTCATCACCCCTGTGCCCACCTCGGAGAACCCATTCAGGGAGAAGAAGTTCTTCTGTGCACTCCTTTGA
- the LOC139387830 gene encoding guanine nucleotide-binding protein G(I)/G(S)/G(O) subunit gamma-3 isoform X2 — protein MKGDTPVNSTMSVGQARKLVEQLKIEASFCRIKVSKAAADLMAYCDAHAIEDPLITPVPTSENPFREKKFFCALL, from the exons ATGAAAGGAGACACCCCAGTGAACAGCACCATGAGTGTCGGCCAAGCCAGGAAGCTGGTGGAGCAATTGAAGATTGAAGCCAGTTTCTGCAGGATCAAG GTATCAAAGGCAGCTGCAGACCTGATGGCATACTGTGATGCCCACGCTATTGAGGACCCCCTCATCACCCCTGTGCCCACCTCGGAGAACCCATTCAGGGAGAAGAAGTTCTTCTGTGCACTCCTTTGA